The sequence CTTCGAGTAAGGGAATAGCTTTAGTCGGTTTGCCTGATTCTATATACACATGGGCCAAGTTAGTGTTAATCACTTGAGAAGAGGGTTTAAGCTCATGTTGTGCCTCGAGCAGCTTAATAGCTTCATCTGTGGCTTCTCGCTGAACTAACAAATCTGTCTTGGTATCGAGATAAAATAAGTTATTTCTTTTTTCTTTCAATAGGTTATCTATTATTTCTTCGGCTTCATCGAAGCGCTTAACTCTAAATAAGGCTAATGCCTTACCGTAAAGGGCTGCATTTTTGAAAGTATAGGTTCTTTTTCTGAGCTGTTTGTCGAATAGGGCGAGGGCGGCTTCTTCACTGTAGCTGGAGAACCTGACCTGAATACGCGCTTTTGCTAACTGAAAATCGATATTATCCGGAATATACTTGTGTGGATACTGGGCGGCTCTGTAGCGGGCTTCAGTAATTCGTGACTCGGGAAGTGGGTGAGTCAATAACATCTGTGGAGGTTTGCTGGTGAAACGGTAGCGAGTGGCAAGCTTAGCGAAGAAATCTGCGGCGCCGTTGGGATCGAAGCCTGCATCTACCAAAATTTGCATGCCTATTCTGTCGGCTTCTTTTTCATGGGCTCGGGTAAAGTTAATCTTGGCTTGAGTCGATAGAGCTTGTGTGGTGGCCAGTGCTGCCATTCCCGCCTGTGGCGAGGCTATTGTCAGGAGTATTGCCCCTAGCATGCCGACGATTGTTGCGGTTGAACTCTTATCTTGGGCCTCTATTGAACGGGCTAAGTGCCTTTGGGTAACGTGGGTAATTTCATGGCCAAGTACCGATGCTATTTGGCTCTCATTGTCGGCGTTTAAAAACAAACCTGTGTGAACACCAACATGTCCTCCGAAGAAAGCAAAAGCGTTGATTTCATCATTTCTTAATAAGAAAAAATAGAAGGGGGTCTTAACGCCTGTGGCATGGGCCACTAATTTATTACCTAATTCAGTCAAATATTGGCTGAGTACCGGGTCGTTGAGCATAGGGGCTGAGGAGCGAATGACCCGCATATACGCATCGCCATAGATGGTTTCTTTTTCGAGACTGAAGGTATTGACGGCTGCTGTACCCAGATCGGGAAGATCGTTGTTTGCAAAAGCCATTGGTGCGGTGGCACAAAAAATAAGTGAAAGGGCACCGGCTAACAGAGACTTGGTTGATGTAATTTTACTCAAACTTATCCTTAATATGGGCAATGTGGTCTTGATGCTAAGTTAATCATTATTAAACAAGCTGCTGACTTTATTAGAATAACTCATGTAATGATGTTTAATATTGTGATTAATATTACCTGCAGTTTTGCGCATATTCCATACTTGTGTATATTCATTATGAATATCACACTTCGTATTGACCACAAGGTAATAGATTCGGCAGGGATCGCTTGTGGTTTGTCTTGCAACTTAGGATAATAGCCAAAGTTTGTTCATGGCAAGATTATTATGGTTTTTATCGATTTAACCACACTTCGTTGTCCATTAGTGTTAGTCAAAGTCAAACTCGCATTGAAAAATCTCAACAGCGACGATGTACTTTGTGTTTCGTTATCAGACACTGGTTCTAGACAGGATGTTCCCCGGTTTTTAAAAAAAGTCGGTTACCGTTACTCAGAAGTGAGAAACGATGACCAGATTTTAACATTAGAAATAGCTAAATAGGGTTACCCCTGCACAGTGGCAACAACACGATCAACGGTTTATTTTTCAGGAATGGTGAATGTTAACTTTATTGACAACTTGGTATAAAGAGCGTTTTAGCGATCCCCAAGCGGTGACCTTAGTCCTTATTTTGATCGGGATCGCCTTAGCTATCTATTTTGCGGGTGGCTTGTTGGCGCCCTTGTTGGTGGCACTAGTGCTTGCTTTCTTACTGGAATGGCCAGTAGCACAGATGTCAAAACTGGGCATTAATCGAACCACTGCGGCCTCATTGGTGTTAGTCATGTTCGTTGGTGTGATGTTGCTGCTGATTTTTGGCTTAGTCCCCAGCATATGGAAACAGGGGCTAGCCCTGGTCACTGACTTACCTACCATGCTTGATAAGGGCTTAATTATCGCCCAAGGTTACGTCAATCAGTATCCGCAATTTGTTAATCCGGATCAACTCGATACTATGGTGCATGAGCTTAAAAAAATGCTCGATACCCAACACCTTTTGGATATCGGTAAGCAAATTCTTGGGTATTCGGCGTCATTGCTAGTCTTGATGGTTTACGCGATTCTGGTCCCGCTATTGGTGTTTTTCTTCTTAAAAGATAAAGACGAACTGCTGCGTGGCAGCAAACGATTTATTCCGACCAATCGCGATCTAGCTCATAAGGTTTGGATTGAGATGAATCAGCAGATATTTAACTATATTCGGGGCAAGGTAATAGAGATAGTCATCATAGGTGTGGTGAGTTATGTCTTCTTCGCCGTGATGGATCTCAGGTATGCCGCCTTGTTAGG is a genomic window of Shewanella psychrophila containing:
- a CDS encoding AI-2E family transporter, with product MLTLLTTWYKERFSDPQAVTLVLILIGIALAIYFAGGLLAPLLVALVLAFLLEWPVAQMSKLGINRTTAASLVLVMFVGVMLLLIFGLVPSIWKQGLALVTDLPTMLDKGLIIAQGYVNQYPQFVNPDQLDTMVHELKKMLDTQHLLDIGKQILGYSASLLVLMVYAILVPLLVFFFLKDKDELLRGSKRFIPTNRDLAHKVWIEMNQQIFNYIRGKVIEIVIIGVVSYVFFAVMDLRYAALLGVLTGFSVLIPYVGATLVTLPIALVAFFQWGISPEFGYLMLGYGIIQALDGNLLVPILFSDAVDLHPVFIIAAVLIFGGLWGVWGVFFAIPLASLVKAVLNAWPTVEPKAETVERES
- a CDS encoding M48 family metalloprotease, with protein sequence MSKITSTKSLLAGALSLIFCATAPMAFANNDLPDLGTAAVNTFSLEKETIYGDAYMRVIRSSAPMLNDPVLSQYLTELGNKLVAHATGVKTPFYFFLLRNDEINAFAFFGGHVGVHTGLFLNADNESQIASVLGHEITHVTQRHLARSIEAQDKSSTATIVGMLGAILLTIASPQAGMAALATTQALSTQAKINFTRAHEKEADRIGMQILVDAGFDPNGAADFFAKLATRYRFTSKPPQMLLTHPLPESRITEARYRAAQYPHKYIPDNIDFQLAKARIQVRFSSYSEEAALALFDKQLRKRTYTFKNAALYGKALALFRVKRFDEAEEIIDNLLKEKRNNLFYLDTKTDLLVQREATDEAIKLLEAQHELKPSSQVINTNLAHVYIESGKPTKAIPLLEELIFLDKQNQLPFFLLSDAYRKTGNKAMEHFVKAESMALGADYKGAIDQLNFAYRLSEEKPLQLARIEARIRQFKQAKSAIEALQ
- a CDS encoding sulfurtransferase TusA family protein — translated: MVFIDLTTLRCPLVLVKVKLALKNLNSDDVLCVSLSDTGSRQDVPRFLKKVGYRYSEVRNDDQILTLEIAK